The genomic window TTGGAATCAGGAAAATTAGTTAAATCATTTAAACATTGAAAATAAAAATCTCCGTTCCTGTCCCTGGCTAGTTTTGATAACGTCTTTGCACCACCGATCCATATCTGCCCCGTACTATCTTCAAAAAAAGAAAATACAATATTCCTTTTCCCCGTAGGAGCTTCGGTGTTAGGGTATAAATTAAAATGTTTGAACTTCAGAGAGTCGAGAGGTTGATTAAGGTCAACCATATCGATACTGCTTGAGTTGCCTACCCAGAGGCGGTTTGCGCTATCTCTGAAAAGTTGTGTTATATAATCATTATGGATACTGTTCTTATTATTTTTATCCGAAGTAAATGAGGTGAATTCTTCGGTCTCCCTGTTAAAATAGTTTAACCCTCCTCCTGTAGTACCAATCCACAAATTACCCTGCTCATCGTCAATAATTTTCCAGACTAAGTTACTACTGATGCTCTTCGTGTTTTTAATATCCGGCTTATAAATAGTGAATTCGTAACCATCATATCTGTTTAAGCCATCATGGGTGCCGAACCACATAAAACCATCATCATCTTGAAAAATTGTATTGACATCACTTTGAGATAGACCGTTCTCTGTAGTCAAATGTTCAAAGTTTAACGCATTTTGAGTATAGGCAGTAAAAGGCTCTAGAATAAGTAAAATCAGAAAAAACCTTACCGTTTTTTGGAGCGCATGATATGTTTTTAAGTAGGTAGTCATATTAACAAATATATTAAATTATAAACGCAGATTTTAGATAATATTAACGCATTAGAATAGATAAGATTATAAAAGGGGTTTTATAAAGTTCTTTTTATCAGGTATTTGTAATTTTATAGATAGGAATCAGGTAACTATTAAATAACATTCTGTGGTATCTTTTAAATCATATACTATAATGATACCTATTTAATATCCTAATTTTACAAATTGATAAGTTAGTGCCCGGACAGGTCACTTTTAGAGATAAATAATACAAATTAATGAAATATATAGTTTGCGAGAAGCCGGGGGAGTTCCTCTTAAAAGAAAAAGACCCTCCGGTCAGAAAGGCAGGCGAAGCACTGTTGCAGATTAACAAAGTAGGTATTTGTGGTACGGATTTACATGCCTATGCCGGTAACCAGGCCTTTTTTACTTATCCGCGAATTTTAGGTCACGAACTGGCCTCTGTGGTGCTGGAAATAGGAGCAAATGAAAGAGGCATTAAGACGGGTGATAGGGTGGTAGTCATGCCCTATTTAAGTTGCGGTACCTGTATTGCTTGTAAGCATGGTAAAACAAATTGTTGTACCAACATCAAAGTTCTGGGAGTGCACGGTGACGGAGGGATGCAGGAGCAAATCACCGTTCCGTCAACTATCCTGTTAAAGGCAAACCATCTTTCGGATAATGAAATGGCAATTGTCGAGCCACTGGCCATCGGAGCACATGCCATAAGAAGAGCTAGTATTCAAAAAGGGGAAACAGTGGCGATAGTAGGCTGCGGTCCTATCGGAATTGGTATTATGAAACTGGCACAAATTGCAGGTGCAAGGGTAATCGCAATCGATACGAACGAGGAACGTATGCAATACGCCAAAGAGAAAATTGGGGTTGATTTTATCGTAAAAGCCGGAAAAGAAGCGGTAACAGAAATAGAAAATATTACCAATGGTGATCTTTGTACAGCAGTATTTGATGCTACCGGAAACAAGTTTGCTCTGGAGGATTGTCCGAACTATATGTCCCACGGAGGACGTTTTATCCTGGTAGGGCTTTCCAAAGGAGAGTTGACCTATGCACATCCTAAAATACATGCTAAAGAAATGACCTTAATGTGTAGCCGGAACGCGACGACAGAAGATTTTGAACATGTAATTAATGTACTGGATCAATTTCCTACGGAATCTTTTATTACGCATTCCGTAGATTTTACAGAAATGATCTCACATTTTGACAGTTGGTTACAACCGGAAACAGGAGTGATAAAAGCATCTGTTAATTTCAACTAGATAATGACTCAGAGTTACGCTCAAATAGATACAAAGGATAACATTATTGTAGCCATAACTCCTTTAAGAAAGGGGTTAAAAGCTGTGATTGCCGACCAGGAAGTTATCTTAAAAGAAGATATTAAACAAAAACATAAATTCTCCCTATATGATTTTAAAATAGGCGATGAAATTTATATGTACGGCGTATTAATTGGGAAAGCGGTACAGCCCATACCTTCTGGTTGTGCGATTACTATTGATAACGTAAAACATGCCTCTGCAAATTTTAAAGAGGACAGAGAGAAGTACACATGGACTGCTCCGGATATCACCAATTTTAAAGGTAGCACCTTTAACGGATATTACAGGGAAGACGGTAAAGTAGGAACTGCTAATTATTGGTTAGTCATTCCTTTAACCTTTTGTGAAAACAGGAATTTGGACGTTTTGGAAGGCGCCTTATTGGAAAAACTAGGTTATGAAACGAAGAAGGACTTTGCCGTTGATACGGATGCGCTGATCAATGCTTATAAAAACGGGGCATCCCCGGATGACATTTTAAACACCCCGGTTATTACAACAAAAGAAGAGCGGTCTAAAAACAGACTCTTCCCGAATGTGGACGGAATTAAATTCTTAAAACATGACGGCGGTTGTGGGGGGATCCGGCAGGATGCCGAAGTTCTGGTAAAATTACTGGCAGGCTATATCACAAACCCAAATGTAGCCGGAGCTACCATCTTTAGCCTCGGTTGCCAGAATGCACAGATATCTATGCTGCAAAAAGCCATAAAAGATATTGATCCGAATTGTACCAAAACCGTTCATTATCTGGAACAACAGAAAAGCGCCAGTGAAAGGCATCTGATAGAAGAAGCGGTAAAGCATACGTTTATTGGTTTGATGGAAGCAAATCAACTTACCAGAAAACCAGCACCATTAAGTAAACTGGTATTGGGCTTAGAATGCGGAGGATCGGATGGTTTCTCCGGAATATCTGCAAACCCTGCATTAGGTTATGCCTCAGACTTGTTAGTAGCCCTAGGAGGATCCCCGGTATTATCCGAATTTCCAGAGTTGAACGGAGTTGAACAAGAGCTTATTAACCGATG from Aquimarina sp. ERC-38 includes these protein-coding regions:
- a CDS encoding UxaA family hydrolase; the protein is MTQSYAQIDTKDNIIVAITPLRKGLKAVIADQEVILKEDIKQKHKFSLYDFKIGDEIYMYGVLIGKAVQPIPSGCAITIDNVKHASANFKEDREKYTWTAPDITNFKGSTFNGYYREDGKVGTANYWLVIPLTFCENRNLDVLEGALLEKLGYETKKDFAVDTDALINAYKNGASPDDILNTPVITTKEERSKNRLFPNVDGIKFLKHDGGCGGIRQDAEVLVKLLAGYITNPNVAGATIFSLGCQNAQISMLQKAIKDIDPNCTKTVHYLEQQKSASERHLIEEAVKHTFIGLMEANQLTRKPAPLSKLVLGLECGGSDGFSGISANPALGYASDLLVALGGSPVLSEFPELNGVEQELINRCETVADSKKFYGLMRAYSAAAVAVGSGFENNPSPGNIKDGLITDAMKSAGAAKKGGTSPVVEVLDYTEQVTKPGLHLLCTPGNDVESTTGLVGSGCTIVVFTTGLGTPTGNPIAPVLKMSSNTNLYERMNDIIDMDAGTVITGEDTIATMGEKILEHIISVASGETPSKAVLHGNNDFIPWKRGVSL
- a CDS encoding zinc-binding alcohol dehydrogenase family protein, translating into MKYIVCEKPGEFLLKEKDPPVRKAGEALLQINKVGICGTDLHAYAGNQAFFTYPRILGHELASVVLEIGANERGIKTGDRVVVMPYLSCGTCIACKHGKTNCCTNIKVLGVHGDGGMQEQITVPSTILLKANHLSDNEMAIVEPLAIGAHAIRRASIQKGETVAIVGCGPIGIGIMKLAQIAGARVIAIDTNEERMQYAKEKIGVDFIVKAGKEAVTEIENITNGDLCTAVFDATGNKFALEDCPNYMSHGGRFILVGLSKGELTYAHPKIHAKEMTLMCSRNATTEDFEHVINVLDQFPTESFITHSVDFTEMISHFDSWLQPETGVIKASVNFN